A portion of the Deltaproteobacteria bacterium CG11_big_fil_rev_8_21_14_0_20_49_13 genome contains these proteins:
- the lepB gene encoding signal peptidase I, with amino-acid sequence MEENLKKKKGKIKEYIEALVTAVLIAFVIRSFIIEPFKIPSSSMVPTLMIGDHIFVNKFIYGLRPPFTKKHFFQFRTPERGEVIVFIYPEDESKDFIKRVIGLPGDKVKVEGTDVYVNGDKLKHEPIIVGQSPADKRALLVKNDAWPRNLPFVPRWENFNFYKETEDDVKHLIQYEKDVYFRPLGHFMSANGGEITVPEGKLFCMGDNRDNSSDGREWGFVPMENIKGKAMFVWLSLDSDNGWLRWKRFGSWIN; translated from the coding sequence ATGGAAGAAAATCTGAAAAAGAAAAAGGGTAAGATAAAAGAATATATCGAAGCGCTCGTGACGGCGGTCCTTATTGCGTTCGTCATAAGGTCTTTCATCATCGAGCCGTTCAAGATACCGTCAAGCTCGATGGTGCCCACCTTAATGATAGGCGATCACATATTTGTGAACAAGTTCATATATGGCCTTCGGCCTCCGTTCACAAAGAAACACTTCTTTCAGTTCAGGACCCCGGAGCGGGGCGAGGTGATAGTCTTCATCTATCCCGAGGATGAATCCAAGGATTTCATCAAGCGCGTGATAGGGCTCCCAGGCGACAAGGTAAAGGTGGAGGGGACGGATGTTTATGTTAATGGCGATAAATTGAAACATGAGCCGATAATAGTGGGTCAGTCGCCTGCCGATAAACGTGCGTTGCTGGTCAAAAATGATGCGTGGCCAAGGAATCTCCCCTTCGTGCCTCGCTGGGAGAATTTTAATTTTTATAAGGAGACAGAGGACGATGTTAAGCATCTTATTCAATACGAAAAAGATGTCTATTTCAGGCCCTTGGGCCATTTCATGTCGGCCAACGGCGGTGAGATAACCGTTCCGGAAGGTAAGCTATTCTGTATGGGCGACAATCGTGACAATTCAAGCGATGGCCGCGAATGGGGCTTTGTGCCGATGGAAAATATCAAAGGCAAGGCAATGTTTGTCTGGCTTTCGCTCGATAGCGATAACGGCTGGTTGAGGTGGAAAAGGTTCGGCAGCTGGATAAATTAA